The Vicinamibacterales bacterium genomic interval GTGTCGGAGTCGAGCGGCGTGCCCACGCAGGGCATGATGCAGGTGCTGGTGGAGCAGGAAAAGGAGCTGGCGGCGCTCGAGGCCGAGACGAAACAGTTCCTCAACGCCGACGTGACGAAGATCAACCAGCGCGCCGCGCAGCTGAACCTGAACTACGTCATCGTGAAGTAGATGACGCTCCGGCTGCTGCTCGCCGTCGCGCTCGGTGCGGCTCTCTGGCAGACGCCGCCGGCGGTCCCGTCGCGTCCGCGCGTCTTCGGCATCGCGCAGGTGTCGTTCCAGACGAGCGACCTGGCGAAGGCACGCGCCTTTTACGGCGGCGTGCTGGGCTTCGCCGAGGAGCCCTCCGGCGCGCCCGGCCGCGCCGTGTTCGTCGTCAATGCGCGGCAGCGCCTGATCATCGCCGACGGACTGCCGCCGGATCGCGACGAGCGCCTGCTCAACATCGCCTTCGACGTCGACGCGCGGCCGCCCGATACCGCCGACCCGGACGGCCACCCGGTGCGGTTCGTCTCGACCTCAGGCTCCGCGGACGCCAGCGCGAGCCCGGACCGGCGCATCTCGCGACGGATTCTGCACGCCGGACTGACGATCAAGGATCCCGCCGCGGCGGATCGGTTCTACAAGGACAGGCTCGGCTTCTCCGAGATCTGGCGCGGCGGCCGGCCGGAAGGCACCATCAGCTGGATCAACATGCGCGTGCCGGACGGGACCGACTACATCGAGTACATGCTCTACCCCGGCGCGCCGCCGACGCGGCAGCAACTGGGTTCCGCGCATCACATCGCCCTGCTCGTCCCGGACATCCAGCAGGCCCTGGAAACCGTCCGGGCGCGCACCACACCGGACGACCGCAACCACCGGGCGGTCCCGAACATCGGCGTCAACAACCGCTGGCAGTTGAACGTGTTCGACCCCGACGGCACGCGGACGGAGTTCATGGAGCCGTGGACAGTCAGGTGAGCAGTGCGCAGTGCGCGGTGCGCGGTGCGCAGTGCGTCAGTGCGTCAGTGCGTCAGTGCGTCAGTGCGTCTGCGGCAGCGCGTCAATGCGTCAGCGCGGTGGCTCCTGGGTCCAGGCGGCGGGGGGTGCTTCGCTGCGTTTCAGGTACTTCAGTAAGCCCGTCGCGGTGCGCTTCGCTTCGTCTCGCAGGGCCTCGAGGCGATCGGCGGTGGCCTGGTCGAAGTAGCCGCGTTTGCGGCCGTCCTCCAGGTGATTCTTCATCTCGGCCAGCGACGCCATCGCGACCTCGACGTGATACCCGAAACGGCCGTGGC includes:
- a CDS encoding VOC family protein, which encodes MTLRLLLAVALGAALWQTPPAVPSRPRVFGIAQVSFQTSDLAKARAFYGGVLGFAEEPSGAPGRAVFVVNARQRLIIADGLPPDRDERLLNIAFDVDARPPDTADPDGHPVRFVSTSGSADASASPDRRISRRILHAGLTIKDPAAADRFYKDRLGFSEIWRGGRPEGTISWINMRVPDGTDYIEYMLYPGAPPTRQQLGSAHHIALLVPDIQQALETVRARTTPDDRNHRAVPNIGVNNRWQLNVFDPDGTRTEFMEPWTVR
- a CDS encoding four helix bundle protein; protein product: MAGWRRVEEIVAYQASVKLRDEICSLAARAPIAKDFDFKKQIVSAAASAPSNISEGFDLYRHGRFGYHVEVAMASLAEMKNHLEDGRKRGYFDQATADRLEALRDEAKRTATGLLKYLKRSEAPPAAWTQEPPR